In Priestia megaterium NBRC 15308 = ATCC 14581, the following proteins share a genomic window:
- a CDS encoding TIGR04104 family putative zinc finger protein: MATCQNCNHKWNWRTTFKQLLTFRNVLECPHCDKQQYISAKSQKRLSIYSFAPLIIWLILSLFDFSFPSIVVAELIFFIAAVVMMPLSYEVSSEEEPLW; encoded by the coding sequence ATGGCCACCTGTCAAAATTGTAATCATAAATGGAACTGGAGGACAACCTTTAAACAACTGTTAACATTTAGAAACGTTTTAGAATGCCCACACTGTGACAAACAACAGTATATCTCTGCAAAATCCCAAAAGCGATTATCAATCTACTCATTTGCACCCCTTATTATTTGGCTTATTCTCTCACTATTTGACTTTTCCTTTCCATCCATTGTTGTCGCGGAGCTTATTTTCTTCATAGCAGCGGTTGTTATGATGCCACTTTCTTATGAAGTAAGCAGCGAAGAAGAACCCTTGTGGTAA
- a CDS encoding MerR family transcriptional regulator, whose amino-acid sequence MYLIDDVTKMTGLTKRALRYYEEIGLILPPQRTKGNARIYSEEEVKELRKVAEAKEVLGFSLQELQRFMSLKRMIEERSEQQGLSAKEIIKIENLLENQIKMIEFKVVKMQAFKTELKEMRESAMEIHEKTKTKGEMKEWKDSIQITD is encoded by the coding sequence ATGTATTTAATCGATGACGTGACGAAAATGACCGGTTTGACCAAGCGTGCTCTTCGGTATTATGAAGAGATTGGACTCATTTTGCCCCCGCAGCGCACAAAAGGAAATGCACGGATTTATTCCGAAGAAGAGGTAAAAGAACTAAGGAAAGTAGCAGAAGCAAAAGAAGTTCTCGGTTTTTCTTTACAGGAGCTGCAGCGGTTTATGTCGCTCAAAAGAATGATTGAAGAAAGAAGTGAGCAGCAAGGATTATCAGCGAAAGAGATAATTAAAATAGAAAATTTACTGGAAAATCAAATCAAGATGATTGAATTTAAAGTGGTTAAAATGCAGGCATTTAAAACAGAATTAAAAGAAATGCGAGAATCTGCTATGGAAATACATGAAAAAACAAAAACAAAAGGAGAGATGAAAGAGTGGAAGGACAGCATTCAAATAACCGATTAG
- a CDS encoding sensor histidine kinase: MSIQLRFILTYISIVFVFIILLFLSGFLIFFSITGDADFVRKLYSHSYEYKLLTPEEENAFLDLKLLSEEKPEQLLRPETVKKYEFENIDIVIQKNKEVVYASESIKGENLRKYLPNHQKSKGNHSYQQDMLRIGKQYFTYINLDFHFSNQEKGSIYVLRKISPYVGIINRIFPFLIFLLLILVIVIIGFLNYLVSRSIIKPIRELKEAAEKIKQGDLHFEISANSKDEIGELTQAFEEMRQKLKSSVELQIQYEDNRKQLLSSISHDLRTPITSIVGYVEGIQDGVANTPDKLSKYLLTISTKAKDMNALIDELFLFSKLDLHEIPFVFKKLNISAFMESYVQELQFEMSEHDIDVLFSNDSLTTLYAKADAEQLRRVLINLTTNSIKFMDKEKRRIDIVLSATESELIIEVKDNGSGISPEALAHIFDRFYRAEQSRNSNTGGSGLGLAIAKQIVERHGGDIWALSKLGEGTSIFFSLQKMNENGDTHEEDIIN, translated from the coding sequence ATGTCAATTCAGCTGCGTTTTATTTTAACGTATATCAGTATTGTGTTTGTCTTTATTATTTTGCTTTTTTTATCGGGCTTTCTCATTTTCTTCTCCATTACTGGAGACGCCGATTTTGTAAGAAAACTGTACAGTCACTCCTATGAGTACAAATTGTTAACGCCAGAAGAAGAAAATGCATTCTTGGATTTAAAGTTATTGAGTGAAGAAAAACCGGAGCAGCTGCTGCGGCCGGAGACGGTTAAAAAATATGAATTTGAAAATATTGATATTGTGATTCAAAAAAACAAAGAGGTTGTATATGCTTCAGAATCCATTAAAGGAGAAAACCTTCGTAAATACTTGCCAAACCATCAAAAAAGTAAAGGAAATCATTCGTATCAGCAGGACATGCTGCGCATAGGCAAGCAGTACTTTACATATATCAACCTTGATTTTCATTTCTCGAATCAAGAAAAAGGAAGCATTTACGTTTTGCGAAAAATCAGCCCTTATGTAGGCATTATTAATCGAATTTTCCCTTTTTTAATCTTTCTACTATTAATTTTAGTCATTGTGATTATTGGATTTTTAAACTATCTTGTTTCAAGAAGCATTATTAAACCCATTCGTGAATTAAAAGAAGCGGCTGAAAAAATAAAACAAGGTGATCTTCACTTTGAGATCTCTGCTAATTCAAAGGATGAAATAGGCGAATTAACGCAAGCTTTTGAAGAAATGAGGCAAAAACTAAAATCTTCTGTTGAACTGCAAATTCAATATGAAGATAATCGAAAGCAGCTGCTTTCAAGTATTTCACACGATTTACGAACTCCTATTACTTCCATTGTAGGATATGTAGAAGGAATTCAAGATGGAGTAGCTAATACGCCAGATAAGCTTTCTAAATATTTGTTAACGATTTCAACAAAAGCAAAAGACATGAATGCGTTAATCGATGAGCTGTTTTTATTTTCTAAATTGGATTTGCACGAAATTCCATTTGTGTTTAAAAAACTTAATATTTCAGCATTTATGGAAAGTTATGTGCAAGAGCTTCAGTTTGAAATGAGTGAACATGATATTGATGTTTTATTTTCTAATGATTCTCTAACGACACTGTATGCAAAGGCAGATGCTGAGCAGCTACGGAGAGTTTTAATAAATTTAACAACCAACAGCATTAAATTTATGGATAAAGAAAAAAGAAGAATCGATATCGTTCTTTCTGCTACCGAAAGTGAACTCATTATTGAAGTAAAAGACAACGGCTCTGGAATTTCACCTGAAGCATTAGCGCATATTTTTGACCGGTTTTATCGAGCAGAACAGTCCCGCAACAGCAATACTGGAGGAAGTGGACTTGGACTAGCCATTGCAAAACAAATTGTTGAACGCCACGGGGGAGACATCTGGGCACTAAGTAAGCTTGGCGAAGGAACAAGTATTTTCTTTTCTTTGCAAAAAATGAATGAAAATGGTGATACACATGAAGAAGATATTATTAATTGA
- a CDS encoding response regulator transcription factor gives MKKILLIEDEVSIAELQRDYLEINDFEIDVQYSGDKGLEKALNEHFDLVILDIMLPKVNGFEVCKQIRAAKDIPIILVSAKKEEIDKIRGLGLGADDYITKPFSPGELVARVKAHLARYERLSDKQEKRMIRIHGLAIDTLARRVFVNDKEVFFTAKEFDLLKFIVSHPNQVLSKEHLFEKIWGFDSSGDISTVTVHIRKLREKLEENPADPQYLETVWGAGYRFNI, from the coding sequence ATGAAGAAGATATTATTAATTGAAGATGAAGTAAGTATTGCTGAATTGCAAAGAGATTATTTAGAAATTAACGATTTTGAAATAGACGTTCAATATAGCGGGGATAAGGGATTAGAAAAAGCGTTAAATGAACATTTTGATCTGGTTATTTTGGATATTATGCTCCCTAAAGTGAACGGATTTGAAGTGTGCAAGCAAATTCGAGCTGCAAAAGATATTCCAATCATTTTAGTTTCAGCTAAAAAAGAAGAAATTGATAAAATTAGAGGGCTCGGGCTAGGTGCAGATGACTATATTACCAAGCCATTCAGCCCTGGGGAGCTGGTCGCAAGAGTCAAAGCGCATTTAGCGAGATATGAAAGACTCTCTGATAAGCAGGAAAAGCGTATGATTCGCATTCATGGCTTAGCGATTGACACGCTCGCTAGAAGAGTATTTGTGAATGACAAAGAAGTGTTTTTTACAGCGAAGGAATTCGATTTGCTGAAGTTTATCGTTTCTCATCCAAATCAAGTATTAAGTAAAGAACATCTATTTGAAAAAATTTGGGGATTTGATTCTTCAGGAGATATTTCAACCGTAACAGTTCACATTCGAAAACTAAGAGAAAAGTTAGAAGAAAATCCAGCAGATCCTCAGTACCTAGAAACGGTTTGGGGAGCAGGGTACCGGTTTAATATTTAA
- a CDS encoding beta-class carbonic anhydrase, whose translation MTCLSEVLKFNEKFVTNNQFEAFQTSKFPNKKIVILTCMDTRLLELLPKAMGLKNGDAKIVKNAGAVISHPFGSVMRSILVAVYALQADEVCVIGHHECGMTGMKAEAILASAEQRGISTEQIRNLKYAGIDLESWLTGFECVEDSVENSVDMIRNHPLLPKDVLVSGMVIHPSTGKLDVVVNGYSQDRAETVSS comes from the coding sequence ATGACTTGTCTATCTGAAGTTTTAAAGTTTAATGAAAAATTTGTAACAAATAATCAATTTGAGGCTTTTCAAACATCCAAATTTCCTAACAAAAAAATAGTCATCTTAACTTGTATGGATACACGTTTGTTAGAATTACTTCCTAAAGCCATGGGGCTAAAAAATGGAGATGCAAAAATAGTGAAAAATGCCGGAGCTGTTATCTCCCATCCCTTTGGCAGCGTCATGAGAAGTATATTAGTTGCCGTCTACGCTTTGCAAGCTGATGAAGTATGTGTCATCGGTCATCATGAATGTGGAATGACGGGCATGAAAGCTGAAGCTATTTTAGCCTCTGCTGAACAAAGAGGGATTAGCACGGAACAGATTCGCAATCTAAAATATGCCGGCATTGATTTAGAATCATGGCTGACTGGGTTTGAATGTGTAGAAGATAGTGTCGAAAACAGTGTGGATATGATTCGAAATCACCCTTTATTACCAAAAGACGTTCTTGTTTCTGGAATGGTCATTCATCCTTCAACAGGAAAACTTGACGTCGTTGTCAACGGCTATTCCCAAGACCGAGCTGAAACCGTAAGCTCATGA
- a CDS encoding SulP family inorganic anion transporter, whose translation MLKDNRFQGYSAGHLQKDIIAGLVVGVVAIPLAMAFAIASGVRPEYGIYTTIIAGIMVSILGGSKFQIAGPTGAFVPVLLGVVMQYGYENLIIAGFMAGIMITLLGVFKLGKFIKFIPRPVTIGFTAGIAIIIFSGQIANFLGLKGIAKHEEFHLNMIEILRKIATINIYSVIIAAICLAIVITTPKFLPKIPGALLGLLVSTLVAITLFPGKVATIGSTYGAIPSKLPSFSFPDLTWDNIVMLFPAACVIAMLGGIESLLSAVVADNMAKTKHNSNKELVGQGIANIATSLFGGIPATGAIARTATNIKNGAASPLSGVIHGLVVLLVLVMLAPYASNIPLASMAPILMFVAWNMSERKEFAHILKTKSADSFVLVATFLLTVSIDLTTGVGMGLLLAIVMFVKRMSGSLKISKVLAETSENAHKSDLMEYTMQGSLFFGSAEVLEDSFDKIAEAKPKVLLLRMSQVSFIDTSGEALLSKVVERLKDSHSQVVISGLQHQPKEMLKSTGLYDKIGEKNIFSSEPPVSKIKARHRIVTT comes from the coding sequence ATGCTAAAAGATAACCGATTTCAAGGCTATTCAGCAGGGCATTTACAAAAAGACATTATCGCCGGTTTGGTTGTTGGGGTCGTTGCTATTCCTTTAGCAATGGCCTTTGCTATCGCTTCTGGTGTAAGACCTGAATACGGGATTTATACCACCATTATCGCAGGGATTATGGTTTCAATATTAGGCGGATCGAAATTTCAAATTGCAGGTCCAACGGGTGCATTTGTTCCGGTGCTGCTTGGAGTTGTCATGCAGTATGGTTATGAGAACCTCATTATTGCCGGCTTTATGGCTGGAATTATGATTACGCTTCTCGGAGTATTTAAGCTAGGGAAATTTATAAAGTTTATTCCGCGCCCTGTGACGATTGGATTTACAGCAGGAATTGCGATTATTATTTTCTCAGGTCAGATCGCTAACTTTTTAGGATTAAAAGGAATTGCAAAGCATGAAGAATTTCATTTAAATATGATTGAAATCCTACGAAAAATTGCAACGATTAACATTTACAGCGTCATCATAGCCGCTATTTGTTTAGCTATCGTGATTACAACGCCAAAGTTTTTACCTAAAATTCCGGGTGCCCTTCTAGGTCTTCTTGTCTCCACACTTGTAGCCATTACACTGTTCCCAGGAAAAGTGGCAACGATTGGCTCTACTTACGGTGCCATTCCGAGTAAACTACCATCTTTTAGCTTCCCAGATTTAACATGGGATAACATCGTGATGCTATTTCCGGCTGCCTGCGTAATTGCAATGCTTGGCGGTATTGAATCTTTACTATCAGCTGTTGTTGCTGATAATATGGCCAAAACCAAGCATAATAGCAATAAAGAGCTTGTGGGCCAAGGAATTGCTAATATTGCTACCTCTCTATTTGGCGGAATTCCAGCAACTGGTGCCATTGCCAGAACAGCTACCAATATCAAAAACGGCGCAGCTTCTCCGTTATCAGGAGTCATACACGGCTTAGTTGTTTTATTGGTCCTTGTGATGCTAGCTCCTTATGCATCAAACATTCCGCTGGCAAGTATGGCACCTATTTTAATGTTTGTGGCTTGGAATATGAGTGAGCGTAAAGAATTTGCGCATATTTTAAAAACCAAGTCAGCTGATTCATTTGTACTGGTAGCTACGTTTTTATTAACAGTTTCAATCGATTTAACAACAGGTGTAGGCATGGGTCTACTTTTAGCTATTGTTATGTTTGTGAAACGAATGAGCGGATCACTGAAGATTTCAAAGGTTTTAGCGGAAACATCTGAAAACGCTCACAAATCTGATTTGATGGAATATACCATGCAAGGATCTCTTTTCTTTGGATCAGCTGAAGTATTAGAAGATTCCTTTGATAAGATCGCTGAAGCGAAACCGAAAGTTTTATTGCTTCGAATGAGCCAAGTCTCCTTTATTGATACATCTGGAGAAGCTTTACTATCGAAGGTGGTCGAACGTTTGAAAGATTCGCATAGCCAAGTCGTTATTTCTGGCTTACAGCACCAGCCGAAAGAAATGTTAAAGTCAACCGGTCTATATGATAAAATCGGTGAAAAAAATATATTTTCCTCAGAACCTCCCGTGAGTAAGATTAAAGCTCGTCATAGAATCGTTACTACGTAA
- a CDS encoding multidrug efflux MFS transporter yields the protein MELWKRNLYICWFGSFCTTAGMSLVIPFLPLYIEKLGVHDTSSISRWAGIAFGSTFLMAAIVSPLWGSLADKYGRKLMLLRASLGMAVVMTSIGFVQNVYQLVGLRFLMGAVSGFISAAITLVATQTPKEHSGKALGTLSTGAVSGSLLGPLVGGYLGDTIGLRHVFFVTGAFMFLSFLIVNLIQEDKKETAKTTKESNIGLLSLKNSKAVIGVFVTTFLLQLAVMAIQPIVTLYVKQLSAHTDHLALISGFVVAATGISNILAASKLGKVSDRVGPQNVLQICLLIVAVICGLQAFVHSTWQLFLLRFLLGFAMGGLLPSINSYLKKIVPDSITGKMFGYNQTAQYFGNLAGPVIGGQIAGAKGIPYVFLTTSVLLLLNAGWVYYQRHHGQQLDGKAA from the coding sequence ATGGAATTATGGAAACGAAACTTGTACATTTGCTGGTTCGGTTCTTTTTGCACCACAGCCGGGATGAGTTTAGTTATTCCGTTTTTACCGCTTTATATTGAAAAGCTGGGAGTTCACGATACAAGCTCCATCAGCAGATGGGCTGGTATTGCCTTTGGATCTACCTTTTTAATGGCGGCTATTGTTTCTCCTTTATGGGGGAGTTTGGCCGATAAATATGGGCGAAAGCTTATGCTCCTTCGCGCAAGCTTGGGTATGGCAGTTGTTATGACTTCCATTGGTTTTGTGCAAAATGTCTATCAGCTTGTCGGACTGCGCTTTTTAATGGGTGCCGTTTCCGGCTTCATCTCTGCAGCCATTACATTAGTAGCGACTCAAACACCTAAAGAGCACAGCGGTAAAGCATTAGGTACGTTGTCTACAGGGGCTGTATCAGGATCTTTATTAGGACCGCTAGTAGGCGGCTACTTAGGAGATACAATCGGGCTACGCCACGTCTTTTTCGTGACGGGTGCATTTATGTTTTTGTCTTTTTTAATTGTAAATTTAATTCAAGAAGACAAAAAAGAGACGGCGAAAACGACGAAAGAATCTAACATTGGGTTACTGTCTCTTAAAAATTCAAAGGCCGTGATTGGTGTATTTGTTACAACTTTTTTACTGCAGCTTGCGGTTATGGCTATTCAGCCAATCGTTACACTGTATGTAAAACAACTGTCTGCTCATACCGATCACCTTGCCCTTATTTCAGGTTTTGTCGTAGCGGCAACAGGAATTTCAAATATTTTAGCTGCATCAAAACTTGGCAAAGTCAGCGATCGCGTGGGTCCTCAAAATGTGCTTCAAATATGCCTGCTCATCGTAGCGGTTATTTGCGGCTTACAGGCCTTTGTGCATAGTACTTGGCAGCTATTCTTACTTCGTTTTTTACTCGGTTTTGCAATGGGAGGATTATTACCTTCTATTAATTCTTATTTAAAGAAAATTGTACCGGACTCTATTACAGGTAAAATGTTTGGCTATAATCAAACAGCGCAATATTTTGGGAATTTAGCCGGTCCAGTCATTGGCGGACAAATTGCCGGAGCTAAAGGAATTCCTTACGTATTCTTAACAACTAGTGTTCTTCTACTATTGAATGCTGGGTGGGTGTATTATCAACGCCATCACGGACAACAGCTAGACGGTAAAGCCGCATAA
- a CDS encoding MFS transporter yields the protein MEGQHSNNRLGQIITVVATFLAFMGIGVVDPILPEIAKQIGASHWQVEMLFTSYLLMMAIMMIPAGILASRVGDKRLMVTGLIIVTIFAALCGFSNNIPQLSIFRAGWGLGNSFFFATAMTLLIALSGEVKKAVGLYEAAIGLGMAGGPLVGGVLGNASWRLPFFGTSALIFIAFILVLTIVKQPASTKPRKAAGFKDMIKLYKLKTFTQGAVSGMLYYYGFFTVLAYTPLILSIGALQIGFVFFGWGLCLAYGSAVLAHQLEKRYQPKQVLHVSLIVFSLILICLFAFDATWLRIVLIMAAGLVSGLNNALFTSHVMEVSPYERGITSGGYNFLRWLGAAFAPLLSGVIGNAVAPQAPFLVAAILGLLAFVIMVIKVKTASQTNEAVSK from the coding sequence GTGGAAGGACAGCATTCAAATAACCGATTAGGTCAAATTATTACGGTAGTAGCTACTTTTTTAGCATTTATGGGAATCGGGGTAGTAGATCCGATTTTACCGGAGATTGCTAAGCAAATTGGAGCTTCTCATTGGCAAGTAGAAATGTTATTTACTTCCTATTTGTTAATGATGGCTATTATGATGATTCCAGCAGGTATCTTAGCATCACGTGTAGGAGACAAGCGTTTGATGGTAACAGGACTTATCATTGTGACGATTTTTGCAGCACTATGCGGGTTTTCTAACAATATTCCTCAGCTTTCCATTTTCCGAGCAGGATGGGGACTTGGTAATTCGTTTTTCTTTGCAACAGCTATGACGCTGCTTATTGCATTATCAGGTGAAGTGAAAAAAGCAGTAGGGTTATATGAAGCTGCGATCGGTTTGGGAATGGCCGGAGGACCGCTTGTAGGAGGCGTGTTAGGAAATGCTTCTTGGAGATTGCCTTTTTTCGGTACAAGTGCTTTAATTTTTATCGCCTTTATTTTAGTATTAACGATTGTTAAACAGCCTGCAAGCACTAAGCCTCGTAAAGCAGCGGGTTTTAAAGACATGATTAAACTTTATAAATTAAAAACATTTACTCAAGGCGCTGTATCAGGCATGCTTTATTACTACGGATTTTTTACAGTGTTAGCTTATACGCCGCTTATTCTATCGATCGGAGCTCTTCAAATTGGCTTTGTTTTCTTTGGATGGGGGTTATGTTTAGCTTATGGCTCAGCGGTTTTAGCACATCAGTTAGAAAAAAGATATCAGCCAAAACAAGTGTTGCATGTTAGCTTAATTGTTTTTTCACTTATTTTAATTTGTTTATTTGCCTTTGATGCAACATGGTTGCGCATTGTTTTAATCATGGCAGCAGGTCTTGTATCAGGACTTAATAATGCATTATTTACGAGTCATGTAATGGAAGTATCTCCTTATGAACGAGGAATTACATCTGGAGGATATAATTTCTTAAGATGGTTAGGCGCAGCGTTTGCTCCTTTATTATCAGGAGTTATCGGCAATGCCGTAGCGCCTCAAGCTCCTTTTCTCGTAGCAGCGATTCTTGGATTGCTAGCTTTTGTTATTATGGTTATAAAAGTAAAAACAGCTTCTCAAACGAATGAAGCTGTATCTAAATAA